In Maridesulfovibrio sp., the following proteins share a genomic window:
- a CDS encoding chemotaxis response regulator protein-glutamate methylesterase: protein MINVVVVDDSAFMRKAISTMLQKDPGIRVVATARDGEEGLRVIRKHNPDVVTLDIEMPKMDGLTALRHIMMEMPRPVLMVSSLTTEGAEATLKAMDLGAVDFIPKQLSKVSLDIVKIENDLISKVKTVARRKMRPVPRLRSAAAQRRPAITVKAQLGRAKRDVVVIGVSTGGPPAVQKILSSLPKDFPAGIVIAQHMPKAFTGPFANRLNGVSQLNVKEAETGDRLLPGHVFVAPGGSHLIVDQKVSRIDLIVTPEPKEALYKPSANVLVSSVAKSLGRRALGVILTGMGNDGRDGIRELKSKGGRAIAQSDSSCVVYGMPKAIVDDGLADEIVDIDDMANAIINNLYL from the coding sequence GTGATAAATGTCGTTGTTGTAGATGATTCCGCTTTCATGCGTAAGGCAATCAGCACTATGTTGCAAAAGGACCCTGGTATTAGGGTTGTTGCTACTGCCCGTGATGGAGAGGAAGGTTTAAGGGTGATCCGGAAACATAACCCGGATGTTGTCACTCTTGATATTGAAATGCCTAAAATGGACGGACTAACCGCTCTGAGGCATATCATGATGGAAATGCCCCGCCCGGTGCTCATGGTCAGTTCCCTGACAACAGAGGGCGCAGAGGCAACCCTGAAGGCCATGGATCTGGGGGCCGTCGATTTTATTCCAAAGCAGCTTTCCAAAGTATCTCTCGACATTGTCAAAATTGAAAATGACCTGATCTCCAAGGTTAAGACAGTTGCCAGACGCAAGATGCGCCCGGTTCCGCGTTTGCGAAGTGCAGCTGCCCAGCGCAGACCGGCGATTACGGTTAAAGCTCAGCTTGGCCGCGCCAAGCGTGATGTTGTTGTGATAGGCGTGTCCACCGGTGGACCTCCGGCTGTGCAGAAAATTCTTTCTTCACTCCCGAAGGATTTCCCGGCGGGAATTGTTATTGCCCAGCATATGCCAAAGGCTTTTACAGGGCCTTTCGCCAACCGTCTTAACGGCGTCAGCCAGCTGAACGTTAAAGAAGCGGAGACCGGTGACAGACTTTTGCCCGGACATGTTTTTGTGGCTCCTGGGGGCTCCCATCTGATTGTCGACCAAAAAGTCAGCAGAATTGACCTTATTGTAACACCTGAACCTAAGGAAGCCCTTTATAAACCTTCTGCGAACGTACTTGTATCTTCTGTTGCCAAGAGTCTTGGGCGCAGAGCGTTGGGAGTTATTCTGACCGGAATGGGGAATGATGGTCGGGATGGTATCAGAGAGCTTAAAAGCAAAGGCGGAAGGGCCATTGCCCAGAGCGATTCCTCCTGCGTGGTTTACGGTATGCCTAAAGCCATTGTTGATGATGGTCTCGCGGATGAAATTGTAGATATTGATGATATGGCCAATGCTATTATCAACAATCTTTACCTGTAA